In Camelus dromedarius isolate mCamDro1 chromosome 24, mCamDro1.pat, whole genome shotgun sequence, one genomic interval encodes:
- the GIGYF1 gene encoding GRB10-interacting GYF protein 1 isoform X1 — MAAETLNFGPEWLRALSSGGSVASPPPSPAMPKYKLADYRYGREEMLALYVKESKVPDELQDKEFAAVLQEEPLQPLALEPLTEEEQRNFSLSVNSVAVLRLMGKGAGPPLGGASRGRGSTRSRGRGRGDTCFYQRSIEESDGTFGRNPREIQRSQSWDDRGERRFEKSARRDGARSGFEEGGAGPRKEHARSDSENWRSLREEQEEEEEGSWRLGAGPRRDGDRWRSASPDGGPRSAGWREHGDRRRKFDFDLRGDRGGCGEEEGRGGGGSSHLRRCRGADGFDDDKDGLPEWCLDDEDEEMGTFDASGAFLPLKKGPKEPIPEEQELDFQGLEEEEEEPSEGLDEEGPEAGGKELTPLPPQEEKSSSPSPLPTLGPLWGAHGEGDDAVERDLPAAEGDDMRGMQLSPGVGSPPGPPGDLEDDEGLKHLQQEAEKLVASLQDSSLEEEQFTAAIQAQGLRHSAAATALPLSHGAARKWFYKDPQGEIQGPFTTQEMAEWFQAGYFSMALLVKRGCDEGFQPLGEVIKMWGRVPFAPGPSPPPLLGNMDQERLKKQQELAAAALYQQLQHQQFLQLVSSSRQLPQCALREKAALGDVPPPQQLAAFLQQLQALKAPRGGDQNLLPTMNRSLSVPDSGPLWDIHTSASSQSGGEASLWDIPINSSTQGPILEQLQLQHKFQERREVELRAKREEEERKRREEKRRQQQQQEEEELFRRKQVRQQELLLKLLQQQQAVAAVPVPPAPSSPPPLWAGLAKQGLSMKTLLELQLEGERQMHKQPPPREPSRAQAPNHRVQLGGLGAAPLNQWVSEAGPLWGGPDKSGGSSSLGLWEDTLKSSGSLARSLGLKNSRSSPSLSDSYSHLSGRPVRKKTEEEEKLLKLLQGIPRPQDGFTQWCEQMLHTLSTTGSLDVPMAVAILKEVESPYDVHDYIRSCLGDTLEAKEFAKQFLERRAKQKASQQRQQQQQEAWLSSSSLQTAFQTNHSTKLGPGEGSKAKRRALMLHSDPSILGYSLHGPSGEIESVDDY; from the exons ATGGCAGCAGAGACCCTCAACTTTGGGCCCGAGTG GCTGAGGGCCCTCTCTAGTGGTGGCAGTgtagcctccccacccccatcccccgccATGCCCAAATACAAGCTGGCCGACTACCGCTACGGGCGAGAGGAGATGCTGGCTCTCTATGTCAAGGAGAGCAAG GTCCCCGATGAGCTGCAGGACAAGGAGTTCGCCGCGGTGCTACAGGAGGAGCCTCTGCAGCCCCTGGCGCTGGAGCCGCTGacggaggaggagcag AGAAACTTCTCCCTGTCAGTGAACAGTGTGGCTGTGCTGAGGCTGATGGGGAAGGGGGCCGGCCCCCCCCTTGGTGGCGCCTCCCGTGGCAGGGGCAGCACTCGAAGCCGAG GCCGCGGTCGTGGTGACACTTGCTTTTACCAAAGAAGCATTGAAGAAAGCGACGGGACCTTTGGCCGAAACCCCCGGGAGATCCAGCGTAGCCAGAGTTGGGATGACAG aggcGAGAGGCGGTTTGAGAAGTCagccaggagggatggag CACGATCCGGGtttgaggagggaggggctggcccgAGGAAGGAGCATGCCCGCTCAGATAGCGAGAACTGGCGTTCTCTCCGAGAGGagcaagaggaagaggaggagggcagcTGGAGACTTGGGGCAGGACCCCGACGAGATGGCGACCGTTGGCGCTCAGCCAGCCCTG ATGGCGGCCCCCGCTCTGCTGGCTGGCGGGAACATGGGGACCGGCGTCGCAAGTTTGACTTTGATTTGCGAGGGGATCGAGGAGGGTGTGGTGAAgaggaggggcggggtgggggaggcagctcTCACCTCCGGAGGTGCCGAGGGGCTGACGGCTTTGATGACGACAAGGATGGGCTCCCAGAGTGGTGCCTGGACGATGAGGATGAAGAAATGGGCACCTTTGATGCCTCCGGGGCCTTCTTGCCTCTCAAG AAGGGCCCCAAGGAGCCCATTCCCGAGGAGCAGGAGCTCGACTTCCAGGgtctggaggaagaggaggaagagcctTCCGAAGGGCTGGACGAGGAAGGGCCCGAGGCAG GAGGGAAGGAACTGACCCCACTGCCTCCTCAAGAGGAGAAGTCCAGCTCCCCATCCCCACTGCCTACCTTGGGCCCACTCTGGGGAGCTCATGGGGAAGGCGATGACGCTGTGGAGAGAGACCTGCCGGCAGCTGAAG GAGATGACATGAGGGGAATGCAGCTGAGTCCTGGGGTGGGCTCACCCCCTGGCCCACCAGGAGATCTGGAAGATGATGAAGGCTTGAAGCACCTGCAGCAG gagGCGGAGAAGCTCGTGGCCTCCCTGCAGGACAGCTCTCTGGAGGAGGAGCAGTTCACAGCTGCCATACAGGCCCAGGGCCTGCGCCACTCTGCAGCTGCCACTGCCCTCCCCCTCAGCCACGGCGCAGCCCGGAAGTGGTTCTACAAGGACCCGCAGGGGGAGATCCAAG GCCCCTTCACGACCCAAGAGATGGCAGAGTGGTTCCAGGCAGGCTACTTCTCCATGGCCCTGCTGGTGAAGCGGGGCTGTGATGAGGGCTTCCAGCCACTGGGTGAGGTGATCAAGATGTGGGGTCGTGTGCCCTTTGCCCCAGGGCCCTCACCACCCCCACTGCTG GGAAACATGGACCAGGAGCGGCTGAAGAAGCAGCAAGAGCTGGCAGCAGCCGCCTTGTACCAGCAGCTGCAGCACCAGCAGTTTCTTCAGCTGGTCAGCAG CAGTCGCCAGCTCCCGCAGTGCGCACTCCGGGAAAAGGCAGCTCTGGGGGATGTGCCGCCGCCGCAGCAGCTCGCCGCGTTCCTGCAGCAGCTCCAAGCTCTCAAAGCCCCCAG GGGTGGGGACCAGAATCTGCTCCCGACGATGAACCGGTCTTTGTCGGTGCCAGACTCGGGCCCTCTCTGGGACATACATACCTCAGCCTCATCACAGTCAG GCGGTGAGGCCAGTCTTTGGGACATACCAATTAACTCTTCGACTCAGGGTCCAATTCTAGAACAACTCCAGCTGCAACATAAA TTCCAGGAGCGCAGAGAAGTGGAGCTCAGGGCgaagcgggaggaggaggagcgaaAGCGCCGGGAGGAGAAGCgccgccagcagcagcagcaggaggaagaggagttgTTTCGGCGCAAGCAG GTGCGGCAGCAGGAGCTGCTGCTGAAgctgctgcagcagcagcaggcggTGGCCGCTGTCCCTGTGCCTCCTGCGCCCAGTTCCCCGCCCCCACTGTGGGCCGGCCTGGCCAAGCAGGGACTGTCCATGAAGACGCTGCTGGAGCTGCAGCTGGAGGGCGAGCGGCAGATGCACAAGCAGCCCCCGCCTCGGGAGCCGTCTCGGGCCCAGGCCCCCAACCACCGTGTG CAGCTCGGGGGCCTGGGTGCCGCCCCCCTGAACCAGTGGGTATCTGAGGCTGGGCCGCTGTGGGGCGGGCCCGACAAGAGTGGGGGCAGCAGCAGCCTGGGACTCTGGGAGGACACCCTCAAGAGCAGCGGGAGCCTGGCCCGCAGCCTGGGCCTGAAGAACAGCCGCAGCAGCCCCTCTCTCAG TGACTCGTACAGCCACCTGTCAGGTCGGCCTGTGCGCAaaaagacagaggaggaagagaagctgTTGAAGCTGCTGCAGGGCATCCCTCGGCCCCAGGATGGCTTCACCCAGTGGTGTGAGCAGATGCTGCACACGCTGAGTACCACAGGCAGCCTGGACG TTCCCATGGCTGTAGCGATCCTCAAGGAGGTGGAATCCCCCTACGATGTCCATGACTATATCCGTTCCTGCCTGGGGGACACGCTGGAAGCCAAAGAATTTGCCAAACAATTCCTGGAGCGGAGGGCCAAGCAGAAGGCCAgccagcagcggcagcagcagcagcag GAGGCTTGGCTGAGCAGCAGCTCCCTGCAGACGGCCTTTCAGACCAACCACAGCACCAAACTCGGCCCTGGGGAGGGCAGCAAGGCCAAGAGGCGGGCACTGATGCTGCACTCGGACCCCAGCATCTTGG GGTACTCCCTGCATGGACCTTCTGGTGAGATCGAGAGCGTGGATGACTACTGA
- the GIGYF1 gene encoding GRB10-interacting GYF protein 1 isoform X8 has protein sequence MAAETLNFGPEWLRALSSGGSVASPPPSPAMPKYKLADYRYGREEMLALYVKESKVPDELQDKEFAAVLQEEPLQPLALEPLTEEEQRNFSLSVNSVAVLRLMGKGAGPPLGGASRGRGSTRSRGRGRGDTCFYQRSIEESDGTFGRNPREIQRSQSWDDRGERRFEKSARRDGARSGFEEGGAGPRKEHARSDSENWRSLREEQEEEEEGSWRLGAGPRRDGDRWRSASPDGGPRSAGWREHGDRRRKFDFDLRGDRGGCGEEEGRGGGGSSHLRRCRGADGFDDDKDGLPEWCLDDEDEEMGTFDASGAFLPLKKGPKEPIPEEQELDFQGLEEEEEEPSEGLDEEGPEAGGKELTPLPPQEEKSSSPSPLPTLGPLWGAHGEGDDAVERDLPAAEGDDMRGMQLSPGVGSPPGPPGDLEDDEGLKHLQQEAEKLVASLQDSSLEEEQFTAAIQAQGLRHSAAATALPLSHGAARKWFYKDPQGEIQGPFTTQEMAEWFQAGYFSMALLVKRGCDEGFQPLGEVIKMWGRVPFAPGPSPPPLLGNMDQERLKKQQELAAAALYQQLQHQQFLQLVSSRQLPQCALREKAALGDVPPPQQLAAFLQQLQALKAPRGGDQNLLPTMNRSLSVPDSGPLWDIHTSASSQSGGEASLWDIPINSSTQGPILEQLQLQHKFQERREVELRAKREEEERKRREEKRRQQQQQEEEELFRRKQVRQQELLLKLLQQQQAVAAVPVPPAPSSPPPLWAGLAKQGLSMKTLLELQLEGERQMHKQPPPREPSRAQAPNHRVQLGGLGAAPLNQWVSEAGPLWGGPDKSGGSSSLGLWEDTLKSSGSLARSLGLKNSRSSPSLSDSYSHLSGRPVRKKTEEEEKLLKLLQGIPRPQDGFTQWCEQMLHTLSTTGSLDVPMAVAILKEVESPYDVHDYIRSCLGDTLEAKEFAKQFLERRAKQKASQQRQQQQQEAWLSSSSLQTAFQTNHSTKLGPGEGSKAKRRALMLHSDPSILGDFPWLQGTPCMDLLVRSRAWMTTDQPVPPAPRVIGRGQRQQLGPLGPQPAGSPRGA, from the exons ATGGCAGCAGAGACCCTCAACTTTGGGCCCGAGTG GCTGAGGGCCCTCTCTAGTGGTGGCAGTgtagcctccccacccccatcccccgccATGCCCAAATACAAGCTGGCCGACTACCGCTACGGGCGAGAGGAGATGCTGGCTCTCTATGTCAAGGAGAGCAAG GTCCCCGATGAGCTGCAGGACAAGGAGTTCGCCGCGGTGCTACAGGAGGAGCCTCTGCAGCCCCTGGCGCTGGAGCCGCTGacggaggaggagcag AGAAACTTCTCCCTGTCAGTGAACAGTGTGGCTGTGCTGAGGCTGATGGGGAAGGGGGCCGGCCCCCCCCTTGGTGGCGCCTCCCGTGGCAGGGGCAGCACTCGAAGCCGAG GCCGCGGTCGTGGTGACACTTGCTTTTACCAAAGAAGCATTGAAGAAAGCGACGGGACCTTTGGCCGAAACCCCCGGGAGATCCAGCGTAGCCAGAGTTGGGATGACAG aggcGAGAGGCGGTTTGAGAAGTCagccaggagggatggag CACGATCCGGGtttgaggagggaggggctggcccgAGGAAGGAGCATGCCCGCTCAGATAGCGAGAACTGGCGTTCTCTCCGAGAGGagcaagaggaagaggaggagggcagcTGGAGACTTGGGGCAGGACCCCGACGAGATGGCGACCGTTGGCGCTCAGCCAGCCCTG ATGGCGGCCCCCGCTCTGCTGGCTGGCGGGAACATGGGGACCGGCGTCGCAAGTTTGACTTTGATTTGCGAGGGGATCGAGGAGGGTGTGGTGAAgaggaggggcggggtgggggaggcagctcTCACCTCCGGAGGTGCCGAGGGGCTGACGGCTTTGATGACGACAAGGATGGGCTCCCAGAGTGGTGCCTGGACGATGAGGATGAAGAAATGGGCACCTTTGATGCCTCCGGGGCCTTCTTGCCTCTCAAG AAGGGCCCCAAGGAGCCCATTCCCGAGGAGCAGGAGCTCGACTTCCAGGgtctggaggaagaggaggaagagcctTCCGAAGGGCTGGACGAGGAAGGGCCCGAGGCAG GAGGGAAGGAACTGACCCCACTGCCTCCTCAAGAGGAGAAGTCCAGCTCCCCATCCCCACTGCCTACCTTGGGCCCACTCTGGGGAGCTCATGGGGAAGGCGATGACGCTGTGGAGAGAGACCTGCCGGCAGCTGAAG GAGATGACATGAGGGGAATGCAGCTGAGTCCTGGGGTGGGCTCACCCCCTGGCCCACCAGGAGATCTGGAAGATGATGAAGGCTTGAAGCACCTGCAGCAG gagGCGGAGAAGCTCGTGGCCTCCCTGCAGGACAGCTCTCTGGAGGAGGAGCAGTTCACAGCTGCCATACAGGCCCAGGGCCTGCGCCACTCTGCAGCTGCCACTGCCCTCCCCCTCAGCCACGGCGCAGCCCGGAAGTGGTTCTACAAGGACCCGCAGGGGGAGATCCAAG GCCCCTTCACGACCCAAGAGATGGCAGAGTGGTTCCAGGCAGGCTACTTCTCCATGGCCCTGCTGGTGAAGCGGGGCTGTGATGAGGGCTTCCAGCCACTGGGTGAGGTGATCAAGATGTGGGGTCGTGTGCCCTTTGCCCCAGGGCCCTCACCACCCCCACTGCTG GGAAACATGGACCAGGAGCGGCTGAAGAAGCAGCAAGAGCTGGCAGCAGCCGCCTTGTACCAGCAGCTGCAGCACCAGCAGTTTCTTCAGCTGGTCAGCAG TCGCCAGCTCCCGCAGTGCGCACTCCGGGAAAAGGCAGCTCTGGGGGATGTGCCGCCGCCGCAGCAGCTCGCCGCGTTCCTGCAGCAGCTCCAAGCTCTCAAAGCCCCCAG GGGTGGGGACCAGAATCTGCTCCCGACGATGAACCGGTCTTTGTCGGTGCCAGACTCGGGCCCTCTCTGGGACATACATACCTCAGCCTCATCACAGTCAG GCGGTGAGGCCAGTCTTTGGGACATACCAATTAACTCTTCGACTCAGGGTCCAATTCTAGAACAACTCCAGCTGCAACATAAA TTCCAGGAGCGCAGAGAAGTGGAGCTCAGGGCgaagcgggaggaggaggagcgaaAGCGCCGGGAGGAGAAGCgccgccagcagcagcagcaggaggaagaggagttgTTTCGGCGCAAGCAG GTGCGGCAGCAGGAGCTGCTGCTGAAgctgctgcagcagcagcaggcggTGGCCGCTGTCCCTGTGCCTCCTGCGCCCAGTTCCCCGCCCCCACTGTGGGCCGGCCTGGCCAAGCAGGGACTGTCCATGAAGACGCTGCTGGAGCTGCAGCTGGAGGGCGAGCGGCAGATGCACAAGCAGCCCCCGCCTCGGGAGCCGTCTCGGGCCCAGGCCCCCAACCACCGTGTG CAGCTCGGGGGCCTGGGTGCCGCCCCCCTGAACCAGTGGGTATCTGAGGCTGGGCCGCTGTGGGGCGGGCCCGACAAGAGTGGGGGCAGCAGCAGCCTGGGACTCTGGGAGGACACCCTCAAGAGCAGCGGGAGCCTGGCCCGCAGCCTGGGCCTGAAGAACAGCCGCAGCAGCCCCTCTCTCAG TGACTCGTACAGCCACCTGTCAGGTCGGCCTGTGCGCAaaaagacagaggaggaagagaagctgTTGAAGCTGCTGCAGGGCATCCCTCGGCCCCAGGATGGCTTCACCCAGTGGTGTGAGCAGATGCTGCACACGCTGAGTACCACAGGCAGCCTGGACG TTCCCATGGCTGTAGCGATCCTCAAGGAGGTGGAATCCCCCTACGATGTCCATGACTATATCCGTTCCTGCCTGGGGGACACGCTGGAAGCCAAAGAATTTGCCAAACAATTCCTGGAGCGGAGGGCCAAGCAGAAGGCCAgccagcagcggcagcagcagcagcag GAGGCTTGGCTGAGCAGCAGCTCCCTGCAGACGGCCTTTCAGACCAACCACAGCACCAAACTCGGCCCTGGGGAGGGCAGCAAGGCCAAGAGGCGGGCACTGATGCTGCACTCGGACCCCAGCATCTTGGGTGA CTTCCCCTGGCTTCAGGGTACTCCCTGCATGGACCTTCTGGTGAGATCGAGAGCGTGGATGACTACTGACCAGCCCGTCCCACCAGCGCCCCGGGTTATAGGCCGAGGGCAGCGGCAGCAGCTTGGACCTCTGGGTCCCCAGCCTGCAGGCTCCCCACGAGGAGCATAG
- the GIGYF1 gene encoding GRB10-interacting GYF protein 1 isoform X2, which yields MAAETLNFGPEWLRALSSGGSVASPPPSPAMPKYKLADYRYGREEMLALYVKESKVPDELQDKEFAAVLQEEPLQPLALEPLTEEEQRNFSLSVNSVAVLRLMGKGAGPPLGGASRGRGSTRSRGRGRGDTCFYQRSIEESDGTFGRNPREIQRSQSWDDRGERRFEKSARRDGARSGFEEGGAGPRKEHARSDSENWRSLREEQEEEEEGSWRLGAGPRRDGDRWRSASPDGGPRSAGWREHGDRRRKFDFDLRGDRGGCGEEEGRGGGGSSHLRRCRGADGFDDDKDGLPEWCLDDEDEEMGTFDASGAFLPLKKGPKEPIPEEQELDFQGLEEEEEEPSEGLDEEGPEAGGKELTPLPPQEEKSSSPSPLPTLGPLWGAHGEGDDAVERDLPAAEGDDMRGMQLSPGVGSPPGPPGDLEDDEGLKHLQQEAEKLVASLQDSSLEEEQFTAAIQAQGLRHSAAATALPLSHGAARKWFYKDPQGEIQGPFTTQEMAEWFQAGYFSMALLVKRGCDEGFQPLGEVIKMWGRVPFAPGPSPPPLLGNMDQERLKKQQELAAAALYQQLQHQQFLQLVSSRQLPQCALREKAALGDVPPPQQLAAFLQQLQALKAPRGGDQNLLPTMNRSLSVPDSGPLWDIHTSASSQSGGEASLWDIPINSSTQGPILEQLQLQHKFQERREVELRAKREEEERKRREEKRRQQQQQEEEELFRRKQVRQQELLLKLLQQQQAVAAVPVPPAPSSPPPLWAGLAKQGLSMKTLLELQLEGERQMHKQPPPREPSRAQAPNHRVQLGGLGAAPLNQWVSEAGPLWGGPDKSGGSSSLGLWEDTLKSSGSLARSLGLKNSRSSPSLSDSYSHLSGRPVRKKTEEEEKLLKLLQGIPRPQDGFTQWCEQMLHTLSTTGSLDVPMAVAILKEVESPYDVHDYIRSCLGDTLEAKEFAKQFLERRAKQKASQQRQQQQQEAWLSSSSLQTAFQTNHSTKLGPGEGSKAKRRALMLHSDPSILGYSLHGPSGEIESVDDY from the exons ATGGCAGCAGAGACCCTCAACTTTGGGCCCGAGTG GCTGAGGGCCCTCTCTAGTGGTGGCAGTgtagcctccccacccccatcccccgccATGCCCAAATACAAGCTGGCCGACTACCGCTACGGGCGAGAGGAGATGCTGGCTCTCTATGTCAAGGAGAGCAAG GTCCCCGATGAGCTGCAGGACAAGGAGTTCGCCGCGGTGCTACAGGAGGAGCCTCTGCAGCCCCTGGCGCTGGAGCCGCTGacggaggaggagcag AGAAACTTCTCCCTGTCAGTGAACAGTGTGGCTGTGCTGAGGCTGATGGGGAAGGGGGCCGGCCCCCCCCTTGGTGGCGCCTCCCGTGGCAGGGGCAGCACTCGAAGCCGAG GCCGCGGTCGTGGTGACACTTGCTTTTACCAAAGAAGCATTGAAGAAAGCGACGGGACCTTTGGCCGAAACCCCCGGGAGATCCAGCGTAGCCAGAGTTGGGATGACAG aggcGAGAGGCGGTTTGAGAAGTCagccaggagggatggag CACGATCCGGGtttgaggagggaggggctggcccgAGGAAGGAGCATGCCCGCTCAGATAGCGAGAACTGGCGTTCTCTCCGAGAGGagcaagaggaagaggaggagggcagcTGGAGACTTGGGGCAGGACCCCGACGAGATGGCGACCGTTGGCGCTCAGCCAGCCCTG ATGGCGGCCCCCGCTCTGCTGGCTGGCGGGAACATGGGGACCGGCGTCGCAAGTTTGACTTTGATTTGCGAGGGGATCGAGGAGGGTGTGGTGAAgaggaggggcggggtgggggaggcagctcTCACCTCCGGAGGTGCCGAGGGGCTGACGGCTTTGATGACGACAAGGATGGGCTCCCAGAGTGGTGCCTGGACGATGAGGATGAAGAAATGGGCACCTTTGATGCCTCCGGGGCCTTCTTGCCTCTCAAG AAGGGCCCCAAGGAGCCCATTCCCGAGGAGCAGGAGCTCGACTTCCAGGgtctggaggaagaggaggaagagcctTCCGAAGGGCTGGACGAGGAAGGGCCCGAGGCAG GAGGGAAGGAACTGACCCCACTGCCTCCTCAAGAGGAGAAGTCCAGCTCCCCATCCCCACTGCCTACCTTGGGCCCACTCTGGGGAGCTCATGGGGAAGGCGATGACGCTGTGGAGAGAGACCTGCCGGCAGCTGAAG GAGATGACATGAGGGGAATGCAGCTGAGTCCTGGGGTGGGCTCACCCCCTGGCCCACCAGGAGATCTGGAAGATGATGAAGGCTTGAAGCACCTGCAGCAG gagGCGGAGAAGCTCGTGGCCTCCCTGCAGGACAGCTCTCTGGAGGAGGAGCAGTTCACAGCTGCCATACAGGCCCAGGGCCTGCGCCACTCTGCAGCTGCCACTGCCCTCCCCCTCAGCCACGGCGCAGCCCGGAAGTGGTTCTACAAGGACCCGCAGGGGGAGATCCAAG GCCCCTTCACGACCCAAGAGATGGCAGAGTGGTTCCAGGCAGGCTACTTCTCCATGGCCCTGCTGGTGAAGCGGGGCTGTGATGAGGGCTTCCAGCCACTGGGTGAGGTGATCAAGATGTGGGGTCGTGTGCCCTTTGCCCCAGGGCCCTCACCACCCCCACTGCTG GGAAACATGGACCAGGAGCGGCTGAAGAAGCAGCAAGAGCTGGCAGCAGCCGCCTTGTACCAGCAGCTGCAGCACCAGCAGTTTCTTCAGCTGGTCAGCAG TCGCCAGCTCCCGCAGTGCGCACTCCGGGAAAAGGCAGCTCTGGGGGATGTGCCGCCGCCGCAGCAGCTCGCCGCGTTCCTGCAGCAGCTCCAAGCTCTCAAAGCCCCCAG GGGTGGGGACCAGAATCTGCTCCCGACGATGAACCGGTCTTTGTCGGTGCCAGACTCGGGCCCTCTCTGGGACATACATACCTCAGCCTCATCACAGTCAG GCGGTGAGGCCAGTCTTTGGGACATACCAATTAACTCTTCGACTCAGGGTCCAATTCTAGAACAACTCCAGCTGCAACATAAA TTCCAGGAGCGCAGAGAAGTGGAGCTCAGGGCgaagcgggaggaggaggagcgaaAGCGCCGGGAGGAGAAGCgccgccagcagcagcagcaggaggaagaggagttgTTTCGGCGCAAGCAG GTGCGGCAGCAGGAGCTGCTGCTGAAgctgctgcagcagcagcaggcggTGGCCGCTGTCCCTGTGCCTCCTGCGCCCAGTTCCCCGCCCCCACTGTGGGCCGGCCTGGCCAAGCAGGGACTGTCCATGAAGACGCTGCTGGAGCTGCAGCTGGAGGGCGAGCGGCAGATGCACAAGCAGCCCCCGCCTCGGGAGCCGTCTCGGGCCCAGGCCCCCAACCACCGTGTG CAGCTCGGGGGCCTGGGTGCCGCCCCCCTGAACCAGTGGGTATCTGAGGCTGGGCCGCTGTGGGGCGGGCCCGACAAGAGTGGGGGCAGCAGCAGCCTGGGACTCTGGGAGGACACCCTCAAGAGCAGCGGGAGCCTGGCCCGCAGCCTGGGCCTGAAGAACAGCCGCAGCAGCCCCTCTCTCAG TGACTCGTACAGCCACCTGTCAGGTCGGCCTGTGCGCAaaaagacagaggaggaagagaagctgTTGAAGCTGCTGCAGGGCATCCCTCGGCCCCAGGATGGCTTCACCCAGTGGTGTGAGCAGATGCTGCACACGCTGAGTACCACAGGCAGCCTGGACG TTCCCATGGCTGTAGCGATCCTCAAGGAGGTGGAATCCCCCTACGATGTCCATGACTATATCCGTTCCTGCCTGGGGGACACGCTGGAAGCCAAAGAATTTGCCAAACAATTCCTGGAGCGGAGGGCCAAGCAGAAGGCCAgccagcagcggcagcagcagcagcag GAGGCTTGGCTGAGCAGCAGCTCCCTGCAGACGGCCTTTCAGACCAACCACAGCACCAAACTCGGCCCTGGGGAGGGCAGCAAGGCCAAGAGGCGGGCACTGATGCTGCACTCGGACCCCAGCATCTTGG GGTACTCCCTGCATGGACCTTCTGGTGAGATCGAGAGCGTGGATGACTACTGA